gtgctccagtttcctcccacagtccaaagatgtgcagattagttgaattggctgtgctaaaattctccctcagtggacctgagcaggcgctggagtgttgcgacgaggggattttcacagtaacttcactgcagtgttaatataagcctacttgtgactaataagtaaacaacTTTACTTTCAAAGTGCATAGCCTCATACTTTCCCACATTGcatttccacctgccacttcttttcccactctcctagcctgtccaagtcattctgcagtctccccacttcctcaatactaccagttcctctacatatctttgtatcatctgcaaatttagcaaccatgccctcagttccatcttccagatcattcatgtatatcgtgaaaagttgtggtccaacACTGACCTCTGTCAAACGCCACCCGTcactggttgccatcctgaaaacgacctccttatccccactctctgccttctgtctgtcagccaatcttctatccatgccagtaccttgcctctaacacaattggctcttagcttatttagcagcctcctgtaaggcaccttgtcaaaggctttctgggaaatccaaataaatcacgtccactggctctcctttgtctaacttcttTGTTCTTGGGATATAAATGTCAGCCTTTATCTCTCACCCTAAGTTCCCCTTGAGAAAAGggccttaagaacataagaagtaggagcaggagtagagccATCTAACCCATCAATCTCAAGGTCTCTCTCTGGTTGGTGCTCACAATGCTGTGCTGGTTCATCTCTTACAGTTCCACAGTCCAcacgccttcttgaacagctgcagtccatgtggcgagcTATTGGGGGAGGCTTTCGAAATTTTCCTGGTTCATGTAATGCCTGTTCAGACTTTCAGTTCTAACAGAGTTAGATGGAGTATCAAAGCATACCAGCACCCATGGTACCCCTGACATTCCTCACCAACCCCCTCAATACAGCTCAGTACCAACCCTGCACAGCTAGCAATGTCCACCCTTTCCCCCACTGTCGACAATGCTCATTCCTCTTGCTGTTCTCCCAACAATGGTCCTCACCCCCTGACAATATTCACCCCTTCCTGGAAATGTTCACTCCCTGACACTATTTACCCtcatcctcacccctccccttcaGCTACCCAGCATCCATCTTCCCAACCCACTTTCTGGAGTCCCTGCTTCCTGTCCAGCTGATGTCAGAAGAGTCAGCATTGGTGGGGGAGCAGGGATTGAGCCACATTAGTGAAGGGAGTGAGCACTGCAGTGGGTGCCAGGGGTTGATCACTGTCGAGGGTTTAAGGACTGGTGTACAGTTCAGCATAGACTGGAGGGTGAGTTCTTGAGGGTGTGAGAAGTGTCAACGGGTGAGACTGTAGTGTCAGGGGTGCCGGATTCATTAAAAATTTTGCAAGTCAATGAACTGAACACCGACCTTAACGGACATATCTTCACTTCATGCTGGAAATGGTGACATTGCTCTGCTGTAGTCACACTTCGTAAATAGGACTTCCCACCCTGTTCGTCAATGGTTCTTTGGGAGAAGAGGGTGGTATAatggctgtcactgggtcagtattccagaggcccaggctgatgctctggggatacagattcaaatcccacaatggcagctgttggaatttaaattcaatcaatacaATCTGGATTTGAAAGCCAGTCTCGACGATAGTGACTGtacaactatcatcaattgttgtaaaaatcccccCTGGTTTACTCAtgaactttagggaaggaaatctgccacctttacttggtctggcccacaGATTCACAGTAATGGGTTTGACTTGCAATTGCCTCTAAAGTGGTCCAACATGCAGTTCAAggtgaattagggatgggcaccaaaGGTGGGCCTTGATaataatgcccatatcccatgaaagaatatattttttaaaaatgaatgaatGATCTGGACCTGCATTTCAAAGTCAATGTGGTTAGTGGGTTGAAGAAGTTTTTGAAGTTGAAGTCTCATGCACCTGCGGCCCTTGTCCACTATAGAAACTCTAGATACAGATGGAATGCAAAATACCATAAATTATTCTCCTTGCTTGACAGCTACTCCTGTCTTTACCAAAATTTAGCAATTAAAATAAAAAGTAGAAAAAAACACATGAAATGTGAATTGGTCACTCGCACAACTTAATATCTGGATGACCAACTGTAAACATATTTATATAAAAACATTGAAATAAAAATGATTATTTAAACCACATTGCTAAATTATAGAAACACTGTATAGTGTGACAGCAGTACCAAAAACTCAAACACAGCTTAACCTGAGGCTCATGGTTCGAAATTAGTTGGAGGATCACAGATGTTTCTGGATTTACCTGGATGGCTAGGTTTGCTGTCTGAGTGGAACAGAACAGTGCAAGATCACTAAGAGGTCCATTCCTACAATGTCAAAATCTTAACTTTTTTTCAATTAGACAGAGTTCAATTGAAGATCAGGCCCCTGCTATTCCTGCTCCTCCAGATTCCACAATCAGGTTAAGTGATTAAACAAAAAAACGTACTTTGTTGCTCCTTAGGCTGCATGTAGGCCTGTTTTTCTTGAGTGCAGCCAGCACGCCGGGTAAAATGTCCTGCAGCAGGGGGTCTCGCACTGATCTGTTTTAGGTGAGGGCATTGCAAGCTGATATTATGGCCTTTACCAATATGATGGGAGATGCATTTCCAGCTCACTCTCTGTCCTCTGTACCGGAGGCTATTCACTGCCTGAGAAACATATGCCGTGTGGCTGGCTTTCTAGGCTGCTGTCCTATCTCCAGCAATGTTATTAGGTGTTCCTGAAGTATTCCTTTACTTAGAAGAAGCTGCATGTGACTAATACAAACCTTTAACAGTTTTTGCATTGAAGCACAAGTGACACTGATTAATCTTCTGATATTTATTCAGGAAAAGTATTTTTCGAAGCAGTGTTGCAGTTTTAAGAAAGCTTTTCAATGTATGGGATTCTATTTTATTGCATATGAAGCTGATCTCATTCCTAGTGGTTCTGAGCCACATGTAGCGAGAAGGTTCAAGTTTAAATATGTGATTCATCCTGAGCTAACTCCTCCACTGAGCCACTGCTCTGCAATTGACAAAGTGTGTCCAGGACTAAGGAGGCAAAAAATAAACAAGATTTCCAACTCCTGAGTGTTGTCCAGTGATTTGCGAGACCTCTGCTGCAACGTTTTTGTGATTGAACCGGAGTGCGTGAAGGAATTCAAATATGCCATTTGCATTTCAGTTGTCCACACTGCAAAGCTCCCTGGGACATGCAATTAATCTAAAGGTGGTTTCCTGTTAGCTTAGAAACTTTGTTTATGCGCAAATTAATTCCGTTTCCAAGTTGACAGTCTGGGATTTCCACAAATTGTTGTGCAATTGCAACCGTGTCAATGAGACACCACAAATAGTTTGCATGTTCTTAAAGCTCCAGAAGTTCTACGAATGTGCCAAACCTTCTAAATATAGTAAACTGGCACAGTGCTGTAAGAAATTCATTGCAGGAGTATTTACAATTTGTGTTTTATAATTCATTATTCTGTTCATTTCACCCTCCCTGATGCCTTTCACTGTTTACTGATGGGCAGTAATTCTGGAAGACAATCTTTTAAAACTTTGTGCTCCTTGAATACTATTCTCAAAAAGACATTTTATTCAGTCCCTTGGGTCTGCAAGATTCTATTCTAAGTTCTGAAGAATTGCAGGCAGACTTGAGGAACAGTTCCCTTTGGGCACCAAGATTTCCGGAATAAATAAAATGTTTGCATTGGCTACACAGTGCACTAATAATACCTTCTGGAGCAAACAGTGTTTTGCGTACCATTTTTGCTGGGAAGAGATGTTATTCCATATCAGTCACAGTTGTAATTGACATCATGGCAGATGAAAGTTGCAGAATAGTAAAATATGGACATGCACCTTGTAAATCAACCTTGGTGGGTACTGGGAATGCAGGAGGACGCAGAGCAACTTTGCATGCCCATCTTCTAACACGATAAGTTGAACTGCATATCTATCCGCCAGATAGTTATTATCCATTTAATGTTATAATCTCACTTAGATTCCATAAACAGTCAAGGACTGGGGGACACATCTTAAAATAAATTCACAACAGGAACAGTCAGGTGGAATCTCTTTAACAGCAAAAATGAAGAATAAATAATGAAGATGATAATATCATGCAAACTGTAAATGGGCTCAAAAGGACATTGGAGCTGAATTTTGCGGGAAATACAACAGTAAGCCTGACTGTTATTAACGAGTAAATCTCACAGCTTCCAGCAACTGCATATGCGCAGTTAAGTGTGGAAAAAAGGGAGCGGCTTTTTTACGTTGCTCTGCTTTTCCAGAGGCTTTGATAGAACACGATCATGCCGAGAGACTTGGAATTGAAAGTTCTGGATAGGTATGACATTACAGTACTACACAGTGGATACTCACCGAGGGTTCCAGAAAAATTCAGGACTTGTTCATTCCAGTATAATTGAATGTGTGATCAGTTTTAATTACTGCCAAATAACCTTCTTGGCCCTGAGAATTAACTTTCACAAATGTGGTAATCCATTCCTACAGGTTCAATTATTGTTGGAGACTTAAAATGtagaaaataaacattttaaaatattctttcagCCTTTTATTTCTCTCCGTTAACCTCGTCTTTCCTTCCTACTCTTTATTTTGACACCTGACACTTCCTAGTTTAGTTTCTATGTGGTTAAGGAGGTGCAcagttgtagagtcatagagcaacaaagcatggaaacaagcccttcggcctaaGCGGTCCATGCCACCATGGTGTCcttccagctagtcccaattgcccccctttggCCCATATCTGTCTAATCCTTTcttatccatgtacttatccaaatgctttttaaatgttgctactgTACCTGTTgagccactttctctggcagctcattccatatatgcaccaccctctgcgtggaagaagttgcccctcgggtcccttttaaatctttcccctctccccttaaatctatgccctcaagttttcaatttcccttccctgggaaaaagattatgtgcgttcatcctatctatgcccctcatgattttatacccctcaataaggtcacccctcattctcctacattccaagacCTAGCCTGACTAACCTCCCTATAACTCTTTCcactttatcaatgtctttcctataatagggtgaccaaaattgtacataatactccaagtgtggcctcaccaacgacttgtacaactgtaacataatgtcccaactcctatactcaatgcccagaCTGAtgtaggccagtgtgctaaacgccttcttcaccaccctgtcttgaTCACGCAAATCCTCGACTCTAGAATAGCTTTCTGAACACAACATGTACCAATGTAAAATCCCACACAAAGTCGATAGGTAAATGTAAGTGTAATGAATGGCTTGTGCTGACCACAAGATCTGTCCCAATTGGTTTAGAGTTTGAAAGAGGAAAATAATCCAAATACGTGAGGGGAGGTTATCAAAATTGATGGTTATTGGGGTCAAATACCCTTGAACATTTTCATGATTCATGCACCACAGAGGAACAATCTTCATGTGAAAATATTTAGCAGATCATTTTGCTTGTCTATCAATGTGCAATATGATCATACAAATCATGCCAAAATGTGGCAGTATATTAATGCAATTGAATTGTCAAAAATTCCAAAAGGTTTGGTTTTATGAAAACAATTAACCTTCCAGAATTCATAGGAACTTTCCTTCCAGTTCCTATGAATTCATAGGAATGTTCAATAAAACCTAAGCGTATTCTTTCTGAACTCATGGTCTTTAAATTCTTATTAATGAAAATTGGGAGAAGATCTGATTTTCCCACTCACGGGAACAAGGGATTTCTGAAAACATAAATTTGTTTAAAGAAGAATTTTGCTCCTTATGTCATAATGTCTAATGTCTTATTTGAGGTCAGAGGCAAATGGCACTAACAATACATACAAATCAAATAGAACTGAAACCTTATCCTGGTGTTGACATCATCagagcaatttttaaaatcaacatTGTCATGTTGGTCAATTTGTCGCTTGGACTGTTTTCTCGTGGCAGGTGAGAAACAATTTTGgggggagtttttttttaaggttCAAGTGGAATGATTTTAGTAAACAGCTTGACACTTCAGCAGCCAAAATCTTAGATTGCAAGATCATCTGATCTGGTCCGGTTACTCTGTTTGCTGGTGTCACTGTTCCTCCTCTTGTCAGTCACACAAACTTGGCTGTTGGGTAGTGCACGGgtctcctcctgactcccctgCTTGTCTTCCATCATGGCAAAATTGTCTTGGTTTTGCTTCATTGCCATATTGCCGTTGTAAGTGTGGCACATGGAGTTTGTTTCTGTCAGAGGGGAGACACTGAAGCCAGACTCCACCTTGTATAGTGGTGACCCACTGTGATTGGCAAGGTACTGGTAACTAGGGGCACAGGGCTTCATCCTCTCAATCGGCAGCAGCCCATTCTGCCTACAGGTGGCCTTTGAGCCTTGGTTGTCCTTCCTCTTTTTTCTATATTTCTTAAGTCCTAGATGAAATATTTCAATTAGGTTCAAAAATAGTGAGAGACAAGCCATAGCCAGCATGAATATAATGAAAACTGTCTTCTCGGTTGGACGGGAGATGTAACAGTCAACGGTGTTGGGGCATGGCAGGTAGCTACACTTGTATAGAGGTTTTAGCTCAAAGCCATAgagatagtactgggccaggatGAAGCCAACTTCAAAAAGGGTTTTAAAAATAATGTTAAATAAGTAAGTGCGAAGAAGAGCTCCTTGCATTCTAACTTTGCCCTGTTCGTCCAGCAAGGGACATTTGGCTTTCTTGGCATTCTGTGCCAACGCCTCCTTATCTTCAGGTTCTTGCCTACTCAGCTTCTCTTTCTCCTTCTGTTTCTCCTCCATTCGCACCAGATGGAAGATGTGGCCCAGGTAGACCAGCGTGGGAGTGGACACAAAGATGATCTGAAGCACCCAGAAGCGGATGTGGGAGATGGGGAAGATCCTGTCGTAGCAGACATTCTGACAACCGGGTTGTTTGGTGTCGCAGGAAAAGAAGACCTGCTCATCTCCCCAGACCTTCTCAGTGGCCGTCCCCAGCACCAGAATGCGGAAAATGAACAGACATGTTAACCACACCTTTCCTACCACGGTGGAGTGCTGCTGGGCACTTTCCAGCAGGTTTCCCAAGAGACTCCAGTCTCCCATTCTTTCCTGCTTTTAGCTTCACTGGGAAaatggcagggggtgggatgAAGAAAAAAGAAAAGTTTGTTATTATACCTCAATTTCTTTAGGTTACATTATTGTTCACATTATTGATTCCTGCACTGAGAGTTCCCATCTCAAACAAGGGGAAATTAAAGCCCCTGAACAATACACAAGACACAACATTTATAAATTCTACGTGGTCCTAATAAAAGGCCACTGACCTTGGGTAGAATCTTCTCAAAAATCCTTCGTTGGGTAGCAAGGTCAGCTGAGAGGTGGGACTTCCCCTGTAATACTGAAAGGAGGAGACAATCAGGAGGCAGCATGTGGAAGAGGTAGCCAATTAAGGAAGGCAGGTAGGCCTTCCATGAGGCCTACCCACTCGGAGGCCAAGAGACAGCAAGGGAAAACACCAGTGTGACTCCATTTTGGGGGTCTCACAGGGGCGATAGAAAGGCCAGGTCAACCGAGCGGGGGGGGTCCTTTGCCACTGTTGGAATTCCCTTTTAACTGCCATGGAGAACTGATGCCATGCCCTTCTCCAAATTCTGGGTTGCCAACTTGGAGTCTGTGTCCAGGCAGCTGGAGGCCTCCTCATGTGGGGTGACAGGTTCAAATGGTAAATAAAAATTATAAGCACAGATAAAATGGATTATTGGCTTTGTGGA
The nucleotide sequence above comes from Mustelus asterias chromosome 4, sMusAst1.hap1.1, whole genome shotgun sequence. Encoded proteins:
- the LOC144492830 gene encoding gap junction alpha-3 protein-like; the protein is MGDWSLLGNLLESAQQHSTVVGKVWLTCLFIFRILVLGTATEKVWGDEQVFFSCDTKQPGCQNVCYDRIFPISHIRFWVLQIIFVSTPTLVYLGHIFHLVRMEEKQKEKEKLSRQEPEDKEALAQNAKKAKCPLLDEQGKVRMQGALLRTYLFNIIFKTLFEVGFILAQYYLYGFELKPLYKCSYLPCPNTVDCYISRPTEKTVFIIFMLAMACLSLFLNLIEIFHLGLKKYRKKRKDNQGSKATCRQNGLLPIERMKPCAPSYQYLANHSGSPLYKVESGFSVSPLTETNSMCHTYNGNMAMKQNQDNFAMMEDKQGSQEETRALPNSQVCVTDKRRNSDTSKQSNRTRSDDLAI